In the Clostridium beijerinckii genome, one interval contains:
- a CDS encoding DUF4489 domain-containing protein, translated as MNIICENEHDYDCYDTRPSCTYSDNRPSCRCYNRAPEPGRALLNVGSGGVGPLPIISTPLSRPIPVASVSLDTTNMCNPKVLLTFTSIISLPVDILVNLNFTLIKTVGDGAPQPIGGTFTFAETVSVLESESFSFQFCDCNPAYANTTYTVQLEPTSLISVTAGLTITNAVLSALAVESL; from the coding sequence ATGAATATTATTTGTGAAAATGAACATGATTATGATTGCTACGATACTCGTCCTAGCTGCACTTATTCTGACAATCGTCCTAGTTGCAGATGTTACAATCGTGCCCCAGAGCCTGGTAGAGCTTTACTAAATGTTGGTTCTGGTGGAGTTGGACCATTGCCTATAATTTCAACACCATTATCTAGACCTATACCTGTAGCTAGTGTTTCTCTAGATACTACTAACATGTGTAATCCTAAAGTGCTTTTAACATTTACTAGCATAATTTCTTTACCTGTAGATATTTTAGTAAATTTAAATTTCACATTAATAAAAACAGTTGGTGATGGAGCTCCTCAACCAATAGGTGGAACATTTACTTTCGCCGAAACAGTTAGTGTCTTAGAATCTGAATCATTTAGTTTTCAATTTTGTGATTGCAATCCAGCTTATGCTAATACGACTTATACAGTTCAACTTGAGCCAACTAGCTTAATTTCTGTAACAGCTGGATTAACTATAACTAATGCAGTATTATCAGCTTTAGCTGTTGAATCTCTATAA
- a CDS encoding DUF6483 family protein — MIKNDYMKEIENTLTLTNEEVRKDIVKGDIGEAKEKINKKLKALVGIDIGTIDIFSFSSIESFIGKETHYNAEKFIAFGSLMKLQGLISDKENNESAKIQYYEKSLEGFYKAYIEDDEINEKYLYEATEVADELINYELSLDLDKKIFRIYELTNKFDRAEDTLFYILRKTDNDGSIILEGIKFYNRLKEKDYDELAEGNLPIEEVKDGILELERRLGL; from the coding sequence ATGATAAAGAATGATTATATGAAAGAGATAGAGAATACTTTAACATTAACAAATGAAGAAGTAAGAAAGGATATAGTAAAGGGTGATATAGGAGAAGCTAAAGAAAAAATAAACAAAAAACTTAAGGCTCTCGTAGGAATCGATATAGGAACTATAGACATATTTTCTTTCAGCAGCATAGAAAGTTTTATAGGTAAAGAAACGCATTATAATGCAGAAAAATTTATAGCATTTGGAAGTCTTATGAAACTTCAAGGACTTATTAGCGATAAGGAAAATAATGAAAGCGCTAAAATTCAATATTATGAAAAGTCACTAGAAGGTTTTTATAAGGCTTATATTGAAGATGATGAGATAAATGAGAAATATCTTTATGAAGCAACAGAAGTAGCAGATGAATTAATTAATTATGAACTTTCCTTAGATTTAGACAAGAAAATATTTAGAATATATGAACTGACTAATAAGTTTGATAGAGCAGAGGATACCTTATTTTATATTCTTAGAAAGACTGATAATGATGGTAGCATTATTTTAGAAGGAATTAAATTTTACAACAGACTTAAAGAAAAAGATTACGATGAATTAGCGGAAGGTAATCTTCCTATAGAGGAAGTTAAAGATGGAATTTTGGAGCTTGAAAGAAGACTTGGTTTATAA